The following coding sequences lie in one Photobacterium sp. CCB-ST2H9 genomic window:
- a CDS encoding glycogen-debranching protein encodes MKISIPEPTLGQDMTLDPGVPLGSTLTEQGCHFRVHAPDSQQLFVALFGDNGQIIETFPMSRQPNGDWYLYIPSLQADSAYSYYQINPATQSRQWLLDPHAHNVLQRHQFSRHQTSEKITAGNDAPEWVSLTTCHHFDWQTRTHPGTPLSNTVISEIHVKGYTRQHPAISPEQKGTYLGLCHPAILADFKENNITCLQLMPIATKADESHLKTKSLTNYWGYNPLAWSAPDRRFAIADPVKECKTMIRTLHSHGIEVILDVVYNHTAEEGDGGPIYHFKALDQQTYLHHQNGGLKNFTGCGNTVDLSHPPALEAVLQSLRHWVLNYQVDGFRFDLAATLGRQDDRFCKNAAFFRAINNDPVLSQVKLIAEPWDIGPNGYQLGHFPGHWHECNDTFRDTWRSYWLHRATNAEIASLLLGSQERFPAWNWPEKMSVNYICYHDGFTLQDLVSYGEKHNRDNGEDNRDGHPDNRSNNHGIEGQSNAPAIIKKREQQKRNLMTSLLFSFGIPHLLGADLHAHSQLGNNNAYCQDNAISWVNWEGQVQSGDFRQYCQSLLTLRQTIMPAFTQALSAQTQSVEIQWLDHCGANLSEQTWAENSPFACLIRIPCEESLMYIFNSGELPVRFALPDSHWRCLTDTADSRVLTKILRQTATYVRPHSMMILHRAPD; translated from the coding sequence ATGAAAATTTCTATTCCAGAACCAACTTTGGGACAGGATATGACTTTGGATCCCGGTGTTCCCCTAGGCTCGACACTGACGGAACAAGGCTGCCACTTTCGTGTACATGCTCCGGACAGCCAGCAATTATTTGTAGCACTGTTCGGAGATAACGGTCAGATCATCGAGACTTTCCCGATGTCACGACAGCCCAATGGTGACTGGTATCTGTACATTCCGTCGCTTCAGGCTGATTCAGCTTACAGTTATTATCAGATCAACCCGGCCACTCAGTCCCGCCAATGGTTGTTGGACCCACATGCGCACAATGTGTTACAGCGTCATCAATTTTCACGCCATCAAACATCGGAGAAGATAACCGCTGGAAACGACGCACCGGAATGGGTTTCACTCACAACATGTCATCACTTCGACTGGCAAACCCGGACACATCCGGGAACCCCGCTGAGCAACACTGTCATCAGTGAAATTCATGTCAAAGGGTATACCAGACAACACCCGGCGATTTCACCTGAACAAAAAGGCACTTATCTGGGGCTGTGTCACCCGGCCATACTCGCCGATTTCAAAGAGAACAACATCACCTGCCTGCAACTCATGCCCATCGCAACAAAAGCAGATGAAAGTCACCTTAAGACAAAATCACTGACGAATTACTGGGGATATAACCCACTGGCATGGTCAGCGCCGGACAGACGTTTTGCCATTGCAGATCCGGTTAAGGAGTGTAAAACCATGATCCGTACCCTGCATAGCCACGGAATCGAAGTCATTCTGGATGTGGTTTACAACCACACCGCCGAGGAAGGCGACGGCGGACCGATTTATCACTTCAAAGCACTGGATCAGCAAACGTATCTGCACCATCAGAACGGCGGCCTGAAAAACTTCACCGGCTGCGGCAATACCGTGGATCTCAGCCATCCGCCTGCACTGGAAGCCGTATTGCAATCATTACGGCATTGGGTTCTGAATTATCAGGTTGATGGCTTTCGTTTTGATCTGGCTGCAACTCTGGGACGGCAGGACGACAGGTTTTGTAAAAACGCAGCATTTTTCAGAGCCATCAACAATGATCCTGTCCTCAGCCAGGTCAAACTGATTGCCGAGCCCTGGGATATTGGCCCAAATGGCTATCAACTAGGTCATTTCCCGGGTCACTGGCACGAGTGCAATGACACATTCAGGGATACCTGGCGCAGTTACTGGCTGCACCGTGCCACCAACGCAGAAATCGCATCCTTGTTGCTTGGTTCACAAGAAAGGTTCCCGGCCTGGAACTGGCCGGAAAAGATGAGCGTCAATTATATCTGCTACCATGACGGCTTTACGCTTCAGGACTTAGTTTCCTACGGCGAAAAACATAACCGTGACAACGGTGAAGACAATCGGGACGGGCACCCGGACAACCGGTCGAATAATCATGGCATTGAAGGTCAAAGCAACGCTCCGGCGATCATTAAAAAACGTGAGCAGCAAAAACGAAACCTGATGACCAGTCTGCTCTTCAGCTTCGGCATCCCACACCTGTTAGGTGCCGATCTACACGCTCACAGCCAGCTGGGAAATAACAATGCATATTGCCAGGATAACGCGATCAGCTGGGTGAACTGGGAAGGTCAAGTACAATCGGGCGATTTCAGGCAGTACTGCCAGTCATTGCTGACATTGCGACAAACAATCATGCCAGCATTCACTCAAGCACTGTCGGCTCAAACTCAGTCCGTCGAAATTCAATGGCTGGATCACTGCGGAGCAAATCTGTCAGAACAGACTTGGGCTGAAAACTCCCCCTTTGCCTGTCTGATCCGCATACCATGCGAAGAAAGTCTGATGTACATATTCAATTCAGGCGAATTGCCCGTGCGTTTTGCTCTGCCGGATTCACACTGGAGATGCCTGACAGATACTGCCGATAGTCGCGTTCTGACGAAAATCTTAAGACAAACCGCCACTTATGTGCGTCCGCATTCAATGATGATTCTCCACCGAGCGCCAGATTGA
- a CDS encoding AraC family transcriptional regulator, with the protein MNIEYFLQNPFIPFPEGYLVVKNKKHQIVACNEAHQKLTGIREHAQMLGLTDDDLPWRSYASLYQMYEKDIMSGRQYSLRLPLIDVSGCVHQLYIKKQVILDQHGFIAGTVTHALSLSSRENEGMFNTQFAAIEQISRLRDWRLFQVCKRLLLNPKCDLPIEQYAADVGMASRSLSRLFKSELGLGFSQMRKLIRVYLSIPELLHGRRPSQVALDFGYQSQASYSTVFKQITGFSPVCYVKAHACE; encoded by the coding sequence ATGAATATTGAATATTTCCTTCAAAATCCATTCATTCCTTTTCCTGAAGGGTATCTTGTTGTCAAAAACAAAAAACACCAGATTGTCGCCTGCAATGAAGCTCATCAGAAGTTAACAGGGATCCGTGAACATGCTCAGATGCTTGGCCTGACGGACGATGACTTGCCTTGGCGAAGTTATGCCAGCCTTTATCAGATGTATGAGAAAGATATTATGAGCGGGCGGCAATATAGCTTACGTCTGCCATTGATTGATGTATCAGGGTGTGTTCACCAGCTGTATATAAAGAAGCAAGTCATTCTGGATCAGCATGGCTTCATCGCCGGAACCGTGACACACGCACTATCCTTGAGCAGTCGTGAGAATGAGGGGATGTTCAATACACAATTTGCTGCAATTGAGCAAATTTCCCGCCTGAGAGACTGGCGCTTATTTCAAGTGTGCAAGCGGTTGTTACTGAACCCGAAGTGCGATCTTCCGATTGAGCAATATGCTGCGGATGTAGGGATGGCATCAAGAAGTTTATCAAGACTGTTTAAATCAGAACTTGGCTTAGGCTTTTCGCAAATGCGCAAGTTGATCCGTGTCTACCTTTCGATTCCAGAATTGTTACATGGCCGCAGACCGAGTCAGGTTGCACTGGATTTTGGTTACCAGTCTCAAGCGAGCTATTCAACCGTCTTTAAACAAATCACCGGATTTTCTCCCGTATGTTACGTCAAAGCTCATGCTTGTGAATGA
- a CDS encoding TetR/AcrR family transcriptional regulator produces the protein MNTETRNGLAGRPVDSQKTLQIFSAIDEILAAEGIARLSIERIASTAKVSKVTLYRRFTNLEGVISAYVESFTQTALERSLSEMQSLGQFSPEQKLVRLGTQVMVLISQPSVIAFDNAIAAAGPKFQGLKEELFRHGPQRVVSEISDILSQSGVNSLSFTLAQLADMLFQLWKSDFYDELRFTGHMPLSPAQLEQHVLIRTQFFLNALERESGA, from the coding sequence ATGAACACAGAAACTCGTAACGGTTTAGCCGGGCGGCCAGTTGATTCCCAAAAGACATTGCAGATTTTTTCAGCCATTGACGAAATACTGGCGGCTGAAGGAATCGCCCGTCTTTCCATTGAACGGATTGCAAGTACAGCCAAAGTGTCGAAAGTCACTTTATATCGGCGCTTTACTAACCTCGAAGGCGTGATCAGTGCTTATGTCGAAAGTTTCACACAAACTGCGCTTGAGCGTTCTCTCTCTGAAATGCAATCACTTGGGCAGTTCAGTCCTGAACAGAAACTGGTCCGGTTAGGGACACAAGTGATGGTGCTGATCAGTCAGCCCAGTGTGATTGCATTTGATAACGCAATTGCCGCGGCAGGACCTAAATTTCAGGGGTTAAAGGAAGAATTGTTTCGTCACGGTCCCCAGCGTGTGGTCAGTGAAATCAGCGATATTTTGTCGCAGTCAGGCGTGAATTCACTGTCGTTCACGCTTGCGCAACTGGCTGACATGCTGTTTCAGCTCTGGAAAAGTGATTTTTATGATGAACTGCGGTTCACGGGACATATGCCGTTGTCCCCGGCACAGCTTGAACAACACGTGCTCATCAGAACACAATTTTTTCTCAACGCACTGGAGCGGGAGTCGGGTGCATGA
- a CDS encoding YceI family protein, with translation MKKHLTALSLAAALVVPGIANAADYMIDNKGAHASVNLKISHLGYSFIKARFNTFDGNFSYDPENISASKVKVNIDTTSFDSNQADRDKHVRSEDFLEVRKFPKATFTSTKVTDKGNGKLAIDGDLTLRGQTKPITIDAEFVGAGKDPWGGYRAGFTGTTRIELADFGIPVMGTSSYADMELHVEGVRL, from the coding sequence ATGAAGAAGCATCTTACCGCTTTAAGTCTGGCTGCGGCCCTGGTTGTTCCGGGAATTGCCAATGCTGCAGATTACATGATTGATAACAAAGGTGCGCATGCATCCGTTAACCTGAAAATCAGCCACCTGGGCTACAGCTTTATTAAAGCGCGTTTTAATACTTTTGACGGTAATTTCAGCTATGACCCTGAGAACATCAGTGCTTCAAAAGTTAAAGTGAATATTGATACCACCAGCTTCGATTCAAACCAGGCTGACCGTGACAAACACGTTCGCAGTGAAGATTTTCTTGAAGTCCGCAAATTCCCTAAAGCGACGTTCACCAGCACCAAAGTGACCGACAAAGGCAATGGAAAACTGGCGATTGACGGTGATCTGACACTGCGAGGCCAAACCAAACCAATCACAATTGATGCAGAATTTGTAGGTGCAGGTAAAGATCCATGGGGCGGTTACCGCGCAGGATTTACGGGCACAACCCGCATTGAACTGGCTGATTTCGGCATTCCGGTCATGGGCACGTCAAGCTATGCGGACATGGAACTGCATGTTGAAGGTGTTCGTCTGTAA
- a CDS encoding cytochrome b: MKKEVTHYDWVSITLHWLSAVVIIGLFAVGLWMVDLNYYSSWYTVAPHWHKSIGLSLMAATLFRLLWKTIKNQPEIIGSGLEKISAKSAHAVIYILLFGLFISGYLISTSDGRGIEVFNWLTVPSMGELFLDQSDIAGEIHEYLAYTLIGLALLHAVAAFKHHFIHKDNTLKKMLGVKEK, translated from the coding sequence ATGAAAAAAGAGGTCACGCATTACGATTGGGTCTCCATTACCCTGCATTGGCTCAGTGCTGTCGTCATTATCGGACTCTTTGCGGTTGGCCTATGGATGGTCGATCTCAATTATTATTCTTCTTGGTATACCGTTGCACCACACTGGCACAAATCTATCGGCCTGAGTCTGATGGCTGCGACGCTGTTTCGTCTTCTTTGGAAAACCATCAAGAATCAACCTGAAATTATTGGTTCCGGACTGGAAAAAATCTCCGCGAAATCAGCGCATGCCGTCATCTATATTTTACTGTTCGGATTGTTTATCAGTGGTTACCTGATTTCGACCTCTGATGGTCGCGGTATTGAAGTTTTCAACTGGCTGACGGTTCCGTCGATGGGAGAATTGTTCCTGGATCAATCCGATATTGCTGGAGAAATTCATGAATATCTGGCTTACACCCTGATTGGACTGGCACTGCTCCATGCAGTGGCGGCATTCAAGCACCACTTTATTCATAAAGATAATACCCTGAAAAAAATGTTGGGAGTGAAGGAAAAATGA
- a CDS encoding aspartate ammonia-lyase has product MTKDYRIEKDSMGEVQVPQNALYQAQTQRAVNNFPVSDLTMPARFIQALAFVKQAAARSNLELGLLDNDIAHAIIDSCQEIIDGHHLDQFPIDVFQTGSGTSSNMNANEVIATLASNRSGLTVNPNDHVNMGQSSNDVIPTTIQVSAAIACHEHLFPAMAHISKTLDEKSAAVGHIVKTGRTHLMDAMPVTLAQELQGWKTQIEKAHHGIVQSLGNVTALAQGGTAVGTGINADPKFAATFANNLSVSAEIPFSCSDNFFYNLSSQDAIVALSGQLKTAAVAMMKIANDLRWMNSGPLAGLGEIELEALQPGSSIMPGKVNPVIPEAAAMVSAQVIGNDSTITVAGQSGNFQLNVMLPVIAYNLLQSIELLANAFTLLADKAIAGFHVREDKLQEALAKNPILVTALNPVIGYLKAAEIAKKAYKEKRDILDVAEEETELTRSELESLLDPQKLTTGGVAH; this is encoded by the coding sequence ATGACGAAAGATTACCGAATTGAAAAAGACAGCATGGGTGAAGTACAGGTTCCCCAGAATGCGCTGTATCAGGCACAGACCCAACGCGCGGTGAATAACTTCCCTGTCAGCGACCTGACCATGCCAGCCCGGTTCATTCAGGCTCTTGCATTTGTCAAACAAGCCGCCGCGAGAAGTAATCTTGAACTGGGCCTGCTCGACAATGATATCGCTCATGCCATTATCGACAGCTGTCAGGAGATCATTGACGGCCATCATCTTGATCAGTTCCCGATTGATGTCTTCCAGACAGGGTCCGGCACCAGCTCTAACATGAATGCCAATGAGGTCATTGCAACGCTGGCATCAAACCGGTCAGGTCTGACCGTCAACCCGAATGACCATGTCAACATGGGACAAAGCAGTAATGACGTTATTCCGACAACCATTCAGGTCAGTGCAGCCATTGCATGCCATGAACACCTGTTCCCGGCCATGGCACATATCAGCAAGACGCTGGATGAAAAATCGGCGGCAGTCGGGCATATCGTCAAAACTGGCCGCACTCATTTGATGGATGCGATGCCGGTGACACTGGCGCAAGAACTGCAGGGCTGGAAGACGCAAATTGAAAAAGCACACCACGGCATTGTTCAGAGTCTTGGAAATGTCACCGCGCTGGCTCAGGGCGGCACCGCGGTTGGTACCGGGATCAATGCAGATCCGAAATTTGCTGCAACCTTTGCCAACAACTTGTCCGTTTCTGCTGAAATACCTTTCAGCTGCAGTGATAACTTTTTCTACAACCTGAGCAGCCAGGACGCCATTGTGGCCTTATCCGGACAGCTGAAAACAGCTGCCGTCGCCATGATGAAAATTGCCAATGATCTGCGCTGGATGAATTCCGGACCGCTGGCTGGTTTAGGCGAAATAGAACTGGAAGCCTTACAGCCCGGATCATCCATCATGCCCGGTAAAGTCAACCCGGTGATTCCAGAGGCGGCAGCCATGGTCTCTGCACAAGTCATCGGCAATGATTCAACCATCACAGTGGCAGGACAATCCGGGAACTTCCAACTGAATGTGATGTTGCCTGTGATTGCTTATAACCTGCTGCAAAGCATTGAACTGCTCGCAAACGCATTCACCCTGCTGGCGGATAAAGCCATTGCCGGTTTTCATGTCCGTGAGGATAAACTTCAGGAAGCACTGGCGAAAAACCCAATTCTAGTGACGGCACTGAATCCGGTGATCGGCTATTTGAAAGCGGCTGAAATCGCTAAAAAGGCTTACAAAGAGAAACGGGATATTCTGGATGTTGCTGAAGAGGAAACTGAACTGACGCGCAGCGAACTGGAAAGTTTACTGGATCCGCAGAAGCTCACAACAGGCGGCGTCGCTCATTAA
- a CDS encoding HAD family phosphatase, which translates to MLSNIQPITKLPNLAIFDLDETLIAADSASLWVKFLVDKGLASEHLLEQEQALMQDYAKGKMDMQSYMTATLAPISGKSELDLAPMIREFVEQRIQPAIFPDASERITWHKKRGDTVIIISATSEHLVKPIAELLQVDDALAIRLETINGIYTGSTTGTLSYREGKVTRLKAWLQDQSTQFHSLYCYTDSMNDLPLLQAVDFPFAVNPDPALALHAQIQEWTIMNWRHENDIQR; encoded by the coding sequence TTGTTATCCAACATTCAACCCATCACAAAATTACCCAATCTTGCCATCTTCGATTTAGATGAAACCCTGATTGCCGCAGATTCGGCTTCATTGTGGGTAAAATTCCTTGTCGACAAAGGACTGGCATCTGAGCATCTGCTCGAACAAGAGCAGGCACTGATGCAGGATTATGCGAAAGGCAAGATGGATATGCAGTCCTATATGACTGCGACGCTTGCGCCGATTTCAGGTAAATCTGAACTGGATCTGGCGCCAATGATTCGTGAATTCGTCGAACAGCGCATTCAGCCCGCTATTTTTCCTGATGCCTCTGAACGAATCACCTGGCACAAAAAGCGCGGTGATACTGTCATTATTATCTCTGCGACCAGTGAACATCTCGTTAAACCAATCGCTGAATTACTCCAGGTTGATGATGCGCTTGCGATTCGGCTTGAAACCATTAACGGCATTTATACCGGCAGCACCACCGGTACGCTGAGCTATCGTGAAGGGAAAGTCACGCGATTGAAGGCATGGCTGCAGGATCAGTCAACCCAGTTTCACAGCCTGTATTGCTATACCGATTCAATGAACGACCTCCCACTTCTCCAGGCTGTTGATTTCCCATTTGCAGTCAATCCGGATCCAGCTTTAGCCCTGCATGCTCAAATACAGGAGTGGACAATTATGAATTGGCGCCATGAAAATGACATCCAGCGCTAA
- a CDS encoding EAL domain-containing protein, translating to MSKIIATIKDIDMHLRTESDGSISAAYDAYQIKTAFQPIHTVHGEFFGYEALARVFNEAGEELKTEPFFTSEYLDMTDQVNLDRLARAIHVKNFASFFPAHFLFINMMPDVLLAHNRQASAEKFNDFGLMSSQVYVELLEHDCSCNHELQWVLGQMRAQGLKIAIDDYGVKASSERRARLLNPDMIKVDRSLLAGYLAGDTQPLIQVVKLAQELGAKLLLEGVENEEGREVATQLGVDYMQGFYLGRPQLLSEMLESRVY from the coding sequence GTGAGCAAAATTATCGCCACAATCAAAGACATTGATATGCACCTGAGAACGGAATCTGACGGTAGTATTAGTGCAGCGTACGATGCCTATCAAATCAAAACCGCATTTCAGCCGATCCATACCGTTCATGGTGAATTTTTTGGCTATGAAGCACTGGCCCGGGTTTTTAATGAGGCTGGTGAAGAACTGAAAACTGAGCCTTTTTTTACTTCTGAATATCTCGACATGACAGACCAGGTCAACCTGGATCGGTTGGCACGAGCAATTCATGTGAAAAACTTTGCCAGTTTTTTTCCTGCCCATTTCCTCTTCATTAATATGATGCCTGATGTGCTGCTGGCTCATAACAGGCAAGCTTCTGCAGAAAAGTTTAATGACTTCGGTTTGATGTCCAGTCAGGTTTATGTCGAGTTACTTGAACACGATTGTTCATGTAATCACGAGCTTCAATGGGTGCTGGGTCAGATGCGGGCACAGGGCTTGAAAATTGCGATCGATGACTATGGCGTGAAAGCTTCGTCAGAACGCCGGGCGCGTTTGTTAAACCCGGATATGATCAAAGTGGATCGCTCTTTGCTGGCCGGTTATCTGGCCGGAGACACGCAGCCGCTGATTCAGGTTGTGAAACTGGCTCAGGAACTCGGCGCAAAATTGTTGCTGGAAGGCGTAGAAAACGAGGAAGGGCGGGAAGTAGCGACTCAGCTGGGGGTCGACTATATGCAAGGATTCTATCTTGGCCGTCCGCAGTTATTGTCTGAGATGCTGGAATCAAGGGTTTACTGA
- the trpS gene encoding tryptophan--tRNA ligase: protein MKERILTGDRPTGPLHLGHFIGSLQQRIKLQHTHEQTILVADLQALTDNGQNPKKISDNILNVVADYLAVGIDPCKTTICLQSALPALSELTMYYSNLVSISRLERNPTVKNEIHFRGFGKTIPAGFLTYPISQAADITAFRATQVPVGDDQLPMIEQTNEIVRRFNSVVHEPVLCECRALLSHFPRLPGVDGKAKMSKSLGTAIPLGATADEIRAAVKAMYTDPNHLRIEDPGQVEGNIVFTYLDAFHSDKTFVEELKSHYRQGGLGDGKTKQILEDCLQSMLTPIREEREKLLADKTMLVEVLRAGTEKANEVSQGVLLDVKRALGIAMF from the coding sequence ATGAAAGAACGCATTCTTACCGGTGACAGACCGACCGGTCCATTACATTTAGGGCACTTTATCGGCTCGCTTCAGCAACGGATCAAACTTCAGCATACCCATGAACAAACCATTCTGGTTGCAGATTTACAGGCGCTGACCGATAACGGTCAGAACCCGAAAAAAATCTCAGACAATATTCTGAATGTTGTCGCAGACTATCTGGCTGTGGGGATTGATCCCTGCAAAACAACGATTTGTCTTCAGTCTGCATTACCGGCTTTGTCTGAATTAACCATGTATTACTCGAACCTGGTGTCGATTTCCCGGCTGGAACGGAACCCGACGGTTAAGAACGAAATTCACTTTCGGGGATTCGGAAAAACTATACCTGCCGGATTTTTAACTTATCCAATCAGTCAGGCGGCTGACATTACAGCATTTCGTGCGACCCAAGTGCCGGTTGGTGATGATCAATTGCCCATGATAGAGCAGACCAATGAAATTGTTCGCCGGTTTAATTCAGTTGTTCACGAACCGGTTCTTTGTGAGTGTCGGGCATTGTTGAGCCATTTTCCAAGATTGCCCGGCGTTGATGGTAAAGCAAAGATGTCGAAATCGCTGGGGACGGCCATTCCATTGGGAGCTACAGCTGATGAAATAAGAGCAGCGGTGAAAGCCATGTACACAGATCCGAATCATTTGCGTATTGAAGATCCGGGGCAGGTTGAAGGAAATATCGTCTTTACATATCTGGATGCCTTTCATTCGGACAAAACGTTTGTTGAGGAACTGAAATCCCACTATCGTCAGGGGGGATTAGGTGACGGAAAAACAAAGCAAATTCTCGAAGACTGTTTGCAGTCTATGTTGACGCCTATCCGGGAAGAGCGCGAAAAGTTACTGGCAGATAAAACGATGCTGGTTGAGGTCCTCAGAGCCGGCACGGAGAAAGCCAATGAAGTCAGCCAAGGCGTGTTACTTGATGTGAAACGGGCATTAGGCATTGCCATGTTTTGA
- a CDS encoding maltoporin — protein sequence MNKICLTAAAVSAALMSAATYAEDVDFHGYMRAGVGISGENGAPVAYEKNKVGRLGNENDVYGELGLGKEVYNENGKSFYVDSMLAVATDGSNDWEGLGVNDDGSDNIALRQFNVQAKGFIAGDADATLWAGKRYYQRHDIHISDFYYWDTSGAGAGIEKLSFGPGKVSFAVIRDDSGEVNVNNIDLRYSEIKLARDLSLELGLNYGLVNETDAQKAAETFNDGAMFTGELTIGNFFGGFNKSTVQAGSNGYGEQMAGLGAGHYFNATSNDDALGYRLINWGVIAPSTSWEIGHQLIFAKTSFDSKDDHTILSAVVRPEYKWNNNMKTIIEAGYYDEDDSGVDKSGSKLTLAQAFTAGPGFWARPELRFYASYLSDYDNDNAFGSGNDTEYNIGAQVEAWW from the coding sequence CTGAACAAAATTTGTCTGACTGCAGCAGCTGTATCCGCTGCACTGATGTCTGCTGCAACCTACGCAGAAGACGTCGACTTTCACGGTTATATGCGTGCCGGTGTCGGAATCAGCGGTGAAAACGGTGCGCCTGTCGCCTATGAGAAAAACAAAGTTGGCCGTTTAGGGAACGAAAATGATGTTTACGGCGAGCTGGGTTTAGGAAAAGAAGTCTACAACGAGAATGGCAAATCATTCTATGTCGACTCCATGCTGGCAGTTGCAACTGACGGTTCGAACGACTGGGAAGGCCTGGGTGTGAACGACGACGGTTCAGACAACATCGCACTGCGCCAGTTCAACGTTCAGGCAAAAGGTTTCATTGCGGGTGATGCAGACGCCACACTGTGGGCCGGTAAACGTTACTACCAGCGCCACGACATTCACATCTCAGACTTCTACTACTGGGATACATCAGGTGCCGGTGCCGGTATCGAGAAACTGAGTTTTGGCCCGGGTAAGGTGTCCTTTGCCGTCATTCGGGATGACTCCGGTGAAGTCAACGTCAATAACATCGACCTGCGTTATTCTGAAATCAAACTGGCACGCGACCTGAGCCTGGAACTGGGTCTGAACTATGGTCTGGTGAATGAGACAGATGCACAGAAAGCCGCAGAGACCTTCAATGATGGTGCGATGTTCACTGGTGAACTGACTATCGGCAACTTCTTTGGCGGCTTCAACAAATCAACCGTTCAGGCCGGTTCAAACGGCTATGGCGAACAAATGGCCGGTCTGGGCGCGGGGCACTACTTTAATGCGACCTCGAATGATGACGCACTGGGCTACCGCCTGATTAACTGGGGTGTGATTGCGCCTTCAACGTCCTGGGAAATCGGCCACCAGCTGATTTTTGCAAAAACCAGTTTTGACAGCAAAGATGATCACACCATTCTGAGTGCAGTTGTTCGTCCTGAGTACAAGTGGAACAACAACATGAAAACCATCATTGAAGCCGGTTATTATGATGAAGATGATTCTGGCGTCGACAAATCTGGTAGCAAGCTCACTCTGGCTCAGGCATTTACCGCTGGCCCAGGCTTCTGGGCGCGTCCTGAACTGCGTTTCTACGCCAGTTATCTGTCTGACTACGACAATGATAATGCCTTTGGCTCTGGCAACGACACCGAATATAACATCGGTGCTCAGGTTGAAGCCTGGTGGTAA